A single genomic interval of Nonomuraea rubra harbors:
- a CDS encoding alpha-(1->3)-arabinofuranosyltransferase domain-containing protein encodes MTERPARSRQARASTLLPTDKLVAGRRTGAGRPVGEPARRRLWLLLCCLGFALLAFTTKPGQLISDTKMDLALNPVGWLERAAHLWDLQHFGQLQNQVAGYIFPMGPFFALGDLAGVAPWVTQRLWLTLLMCVAFLGVERLGRQLGIGTPGTRIVAALAYALAPRTLSILGEISIEWLPAAMLPWILIPLLTASETGQRARGAIRSALAVALCGGVNAVAVLAVLVAPVLYIVTRPRPVPRWRLLGWWSGAVAVATLFWSLPLLLVGRYAFNFLPYTETADTTTAVTSLTNVLRGASDWVRYLPLSGVFEQPPGFTIATSATMVVVTGLIAALGLAGLSRRDLPAKGFVVAMFLVGVVALVAGHASALEPVTAEPVRWLLDGPLAPLRNLRKFDPLVRLALAFGLAHLLVRARIPLRTTAVAAFAALVLPVFNQGLAAPGDFQQVPSHWREAAGWLDENAGDDGVLVVPGAKFAEYVWGRPMDEPLQALSTARWTTRQITPPGSVGLTRLLDAIDQRLTAGHGSAGVTAVLRRLGVRYVLVRNDLNRANLQGAWPSRMYEALRESPGIRWIRAFGDQVGDRDTDDAVNQVDAPFPALDLYEVSGSSDLVSVQPAADALAVRGGPDSLLAMGDLGLLGDGPVLVNGDAGTREAPTVVSDALRLRERSFGEIRSNWSPTLTADSKADFGGVRELDLLEDGWLDETAVAEYHGISGISASSSVADPYAIAGISNPGSGPWAAMDGNVETGWQNDGSTAPQGEWLRVDLAGPMRLPYLDVMFAPDLLLGQAVKRIAVETEAGSLVQDVTRSTDPQRLRVPGGPTTWVRLKVVESTNAGWSYGQRVGIIELSIPGVAAGRTIRLPGEGDVYVMDQGLDARPACMRNPYRWVCNEVALAREGEETGFDRTFSAGSDAAVNVRGTAVLRDPELVDRFTRVRADLTTVTGSSQLSDDAVVSPRSAFDADGTTTWIPDSDDTEPTLTVAWKGKRKVSRIQIGRPSGDQQPLDVIVSGDGGQVRGGRVDERGELTFKAMSTSRLKLRFTPFSKRLQVTELVVPGVDPVGRPADIPLRLACGLGPRIEVNGQVIPTKVAGTHADLLEQRPVQILGCSRAELAQGDNRVRVAGWDPYTIDSLVLGTPPRRPDGVEGSALRGAWSTSTREVTVSAPKDSFLVVNENYNAGWRAQISGKTLKPVRIDGWKQGWELPAGTQGTARLEYLPDRPYRLALLLGLAGIALLALLALASRGPRPEHVRETAAASAARLSRPRAPVVVVLALAFGGWVASWQGMVAVLAAVLVTLLLRARGLPAHWAAAGTFGAATASLAAAMVLRDHGFDVGPLMDQVPQLASAAAVGVLFGQLVTEPARPAAEPELPAEEQVLTGVR; translated from the coding sequence GTGACCGAGCGGCCGGCCAGGAGCCGGCAGGCCCGCGCCTCGACCCTGCTGCCGACCGACAAGCTGGTGGCCGGGCGGCGCACGGGCGCGGGCCGGCCGGTGGGCGAGCCCGCCAGGCGCCGGCTCTGGCTGCTGCTGTGCTGCCTCGGCTTCGCCCTGCTGGCGTTCACCACCAAGCCGGGCCAGCTCATCTCCGACACCAAGATGGACCTGGCGCTCAACCCGGTCGGCTGGCTCGAACGCGCCGCCCACCTGTGGGACCTGCAACACTTCGGCCAGCTCCAGAACCAGGTGGCGGGCTACATCTTCCCGATGGGCCCGTTCTTCGCGCTCGGCGACCTGGCGGGCGTCGCGCCGTGGGTGACGCAGCGGCTCTGGCTGACGCTGCTGATGTGCGTCGCCTTCCTCGGCGTGGAGCGGCTCGGCCGGCAGCTCGGCATCGGCACGCCGGGCACCAGGATCGTCGCCGCGCTGGCGTACGCGCTGGCCCCGCGCACGCTGTCGATCCTCGGCGAGATCTCGATCGAGTGGCTGCCCGCCGCGATGCTGCCGTGGATTCTCATCCCGCTGCTCACCGCCTCCGAGACCGGCCAGCGGGCCCGCGGGGCCATCAGGTCGGCGCTGGCCGTGGCGCTGTGCGGCGGCGTGAACGCCGTCGCCGTGCTGGCCGTGCTGGTGGCGCCCGTCCTGTACATCGTGACCAGGCCGCGCCCGGTGCCGCGCTGGCGGCTGCTCGGCTGGTGGTCGGGCGCCGTCGCGGTGGCCACCCTGTTCTGGTCGCTGCCGCTGTTGCTCGTGGGCCGGTACGCGTTCAACTTCCTGCCGTACACCGAGACCGCCGACACCACCACGGCCGTCACCTCGCTCACGAACGTGCTGCGCGGCGCCTCGGACTGGGTGCGCTACCTGCCGCTCAGCGGCGTCTTCGAGCAGCCGCCCGGCTTCACGATCGCCACCTCGGCCACCATGGTCGTGGTCACCGGCCTGATCGCCGCGCTCGGCCTGGCCGGGCTGTCGCGCCGCGACCTGCCCGCCAAGGGGTTCGTGGTGGCGATGTTCCTGGTCGGCGTGGTCGCGCTGGTCGCCGGGCATGCGAGCGCGCTGGAGCCGGTCACGGCCGAGCCGGTGCGCTGGCTGCTCGACGGGCCGCTCGCACCGCTGCGGAACCTGCGCAAGTTCGACCCCCTCGTCCGGCTCGCACTCGCGTTCGGGCTGGCCCACCTGCTGGTCAGGGCCAGGATCCCGCTGCGTACGACCGCCGTGGCGGCCTTCGCCGCGCTCGTGCTGCCCGTCTTCAACCAGGGCCTGGCCGCGCCGGGCGACTTCCAGCAGGTGCCGTCCCACTGGCGGGAGGCGGCCGGCTGGCTCGACGAGAACGCCGGTGACGACGGCGTGCTGGTCGTGCCGGGCGCCAAGTTCGCCGAGTACGTCTGGGGCCGGCCCATGGACGAGCCCCTGCAGGCCCTGTCCACCGCCCGCTGGACCACCAGGCAGATCACGCCACCCGGCTCCGTGGGCCTGACCAGGCTGCTCGACGCCATCGACCAGCGCCTCACCGCCGGCCACGGCTCGGCGGGGGTGACGGCGGTGCTGCGCCGGCTGGGCGTGCGCTACGTGCTCGTCAGGAACGACCTGAACAGGGCGAACCTCCAGGGCGCCTGGCCGTCCAGGATGTACGAGGCGCTGCGCGAGTCCCCGGGCATCCGGTGGATACGCGCGTTCGGCGACCAGGTCGGCGACCGGGACACCGACGACGCGGTGAACCAGGTGGACGCGCCCTTCCCGGCACTCGACCTGTACGAGGTGTCCGGCAGCTCGGACCTGGTCTCCGTGCAGCCCGCGGCCGACGCGCTGGCCGTACGCGGCGGGCCCGACTCGCTGCTCGCCATGGGCGACCTCGGCCTGCTGGGCGACGGCCCCGTCCTGGTGAACGGCGACGCCGGCACGCGCGAGGCGCCGACCGTGGTCAGCGACGCGCTGCGGCTGCGCGAGCGCTCGTTCGGCGAGATCAGGTCGAACTGGTCGCCCACGCTGACGGCCGACAGCAAGGCCGACTTCGGCGGCGTCAGGGAGCTGGACCTGCTGGAGGACGGCTGGCTGGACGAGACCGCGGTGGCCGAGTACCACGGCATCTCCGGCATCAGCGCCTCCTCCTCGGTCGCCGACCCGTACGCGATCGCCGGGATCAGCAACCCCGGCAGCGGCCCGTGGGCGGCCATGGACGGCAACGTCGAGACCGGCTGGCAGAACGACGGCTCCACGGCCCCGCAGGGCGAGTGGCTGCGCGTGGACCTGGCGGGGCCGATGCGGCTACCGTACCTGGACGTCATGTTCGCCCCCGACCTGCTGCTCGGCCAGGCGGTCAAGCGGATCGCCGTGGAGACCGAGGCGGGCAGCCTGGTCCAGGACGTCACCCGCAGCACGGACCCGCAGCGGCTGCGCGTGCCCGGCGGGCCGACGACCTGGGTGCGGCTCAAGGTCGTCGAGAGCACCAACGCCGGGTGGAGCTACGGCCAGCGGGTCGGCATCATCGAGCTGTCCATCCCCGGTGTCGCCGCCGGGCGCACGATCAGGCTGCCGGGCGAGGGCGACGTGTACGTCATGGACCAGGGTCTGGACGCGCGGCCCGCATGCATGCGCAACCCGTACCGGTGGGTGTGCAACGAGGTGGCGCTGGCCAGGGAGGGCGAGGAGACCGGGTTCGACCGGACCTTCAGCGCCGGGTCCGACGCGGCGGTGAACGTGCGGGGGACCGCCGTGCTGAGAGATCCCGAGCTGGTCGACCGCTTCACCCGGGTCCGTGCGGACCTGACCACCGTGACCGGCTCCTCCCAGCTCAGCGACGACGCCGTGGTCTCGCCCAGATCCGCGTTCGACGCGGACGGCACGACCACCTGGATCCCCGACTCCGACGACACCGAGCCCACGCTGACCGTCGCCTGGAAGGGCAAGCGGAAGGTCTCCCGCATCCAGATCGGCCGCCCCAGCGGCGACCAGCAGCCGCTGGACGTGATCGTGAGCGGCGACGGCGGCCAGGTGCGCGGCGGGCGGGTGGACGAGCGCGGCGAGCTGACCTTCAAGGCCATGTCCACCTCCCGGCTCAAGCTGCGCTTCACCCCCTTCTCCAAGCGGCTGCAGGTGACCGAGCTGGTGGTGCCCGGCGTCGACCCGGTGGGCCGGCCCGCCGACATCCCGCTCAGGCTGGCCTGCGGGCTCGGGCCCAGGATCGAGGTGAACGGCCAGGTCATCCCGACCAAGGTCGCCGGCACCCACGCCGACCTGCTCGAACAGCGGCCCGTGCAGATCCTCGGCTGCTCCAGGGCGGAGCTGGCGCAGGGGGACAACCGGGTGCGGGTGGCGGGCTGGGACCCGTACACGATCGACTCGCTCGTGCTGGGCACGCCGCCGCGCCGGCCGGACGGCGTGGAGGGCTCGGCGCTGCGCGGCGCCTGGAGCACCTCCACGCGCGAGGTCACGGTGAGCGCGCCGAAGGACTCGTTCCTCGTCGTCAACGAGAACTACAACGCCGGCTGGCGGGCCCAGATCAGCGGCAAGACGCTCAAACCCGTACGGATCGACGGCTGGAAGCAGGGCTGGGAGCTGCCCGCGGGCACCCAGGGGACCGCCAGGCTCGAATACCTGCCCGACCGCCCCTACCGGCTCGCCCTGCTGCTCGGGCTGGCCGGGATCGCGCTGCTGGCGCTGCTCGCGCTGGCGTCGCGCGGGCCCAGGCCCGAGCACGTACGCGAGACGGCCGCCGCCTCGGCCGCCCGGCTGTCACGGCCGCGGGCGCCGGTCGTGGTCGTGCTCGCGCTGGCGTTCGGCGGCTGGGTGGCGAGCTGGCAGGGCATGGTCGCGGTGCTGGCCGCCGTGCTGGTGACCCTGCTGCTGCGCGCCCGCGGGCTGCCCGCGCACTGGGCGGCGGCCGGGACCTTCGGCGCGGCCACGGCGTCGCTGGCGGCGGCCATGGTGCTGCGTGACCACGGGTTCGACGTGGGGCCGCTCATGGACCAGGTGCCGCAGCTCGCCTCGGCCGCGGCCGTGGGCGTGCTGTTCGGGCAGCTCGTCACGGAGCCGGCGCGGCCGGCAGCGGAGCCGGAGCTGCCGGCGGAAGAGCAGGTGCTGACCGGTGTCCGCTGA
- a CDS encoding glycosyltransferase family 4 protein, translated as MKIAVVNWRDPWHPQAGGAETFAWELARRFARAGHEVCFVTARAPGQSRRDVAEGVRFVRMGGVFSVYPLVLGWLLLRRSRFDAVLDCQNGIPFFTPWVVRRRTRVLCVVHHVHDRQFGVHLPGWLAAFGRFLEGPVSRWSYRRHASVAVSPSTVLAMRERLGWRGPVHIVPNGVSIAQPGNFVKSSVPRLVCLGRLVAHKRVHLLLDAVAELRERRPDLVVDIVGRGPEEAALRARLPEGVILHGYLPEEDKARLVAQAWLHVSASQGEGWGLSVLEAAALGVPTVAFDVDGLRDAVRPGETGWLLPEGPDNGAGLAKGLASALDELDHTYTVNCREWAARFSWDHSAGRLIDLMRGTDPGPGWEER; from the coding sequence GTGAAGATCGCTGTCGTCAACTGGCGTGACCCCTGGCATCCCCAGGCCGGCGGCGCCGAGACGTTCGCCTGGGAGCTGGCCCGCCGCTTCGCGCGGGCGGGTCACGAGGTGTGCTTCGTCACGGCGCGGGCGCCCGGGCAGAGCCGCCGCGACGTCGCGGAGGGGGTGCGTTTCGTGCGGATGGGCGGGGTCTTCTCCGTCTACCCGCTGGTGCTGGGCTGGCTGCTGCTGCGCCGAAGCCGTTTCGACGCGGTGCTCGACTGCCAGAACGGCATCCCGTTCTTCACCCCCTGGGTGGTACGGCGGCGCACCCGCGTGCTCTGCGTCGTGCACCACGTGCACGACCGGCAGTTCGGGGTGCACCTGCCGGGCTGGCTGGCGGCGTTCGGCCGGTTCCTGGAGGGGCCCGTGTCGCGGTGGAGCTACCGGCGGCACGCGAGCGTGGCGGTGTCGCCGTCCACGGTGCTGGCCATGCGGGAGCGGCTCGGCTGGCGCGGCCCCGTGCACATCGTGCCGAACGGGGTGAGCATCGCTCAGCCCGGAAATTTCGTGAAAAGTTCGGTTCCTCGGCTCGTCTGCCTCGGCCGGCTCGTCGCGCACAAGCGGGTGCACCTGCTGCTCGACGCCGTCGCCGAGCTGCGCGAGCGCCGGCCCGACCTGGTCGTGGACATCGTCGGCCGCGGCCCCGAGGAGGCCGCGCTGCGGGCCCGGCTGCCCGAGGGCGTGATCCTGCACGGCTACCTGCCGGAGGAGGACAAGGCGCGCCTCGTCGCGCAGGCGTGGCTGCACGTGAGCGCCTCGCAGGGCGAGGGGTGGGGGCTGAGCGTGCTGGAGGCGGCCGCGCTCGGCGTGCCGACGGTGGCGTTCGACGTGGACGGGCTGCGCGACGCCGTACGGCCCGGCGAGACGGGCTGGCTGCTGCCTGAAGGCCCTGACAACGGCGCTGGGCTGGCGAAGGGCCTTGCCTCGGCACTCGACGAGCTGGACCACACTTATACCGTGAATTGTCGGGAATGGGCTGCGCGGTTCTCCTGGGACCACAGTGCCGGACGCCTCATCGACCTGATGCGCGGCACCGACCCCGGACCCGGCTGGGAGGAGCGGTGA
- a CDS encoding glycosyltransferase, translated as MPPSPQGDERASRPPLLEIVIPAYNEERRLPGGLLQLCAKLARMPFPTSVIVVDNNSTDRTAEIVTSWPRGTVPVRLVQCAIPGKGAAVRAGLLGTSAPFVGFCDADMATDLDAIDVALGLLLSGERVVIGSRAHLGSHVENRHSKVRELGAFGFRALAGALVHGVSDTQCGFKFFDGVLARETAARLRTPGFAFDVELLARCVERGSTVREIPVRWRDMPGSRFSPARHTFGIVLELGRIWLRLHARPRPAAAHPAWEPPLDPVGYP; from the coding sequence ATGCCACCCTCTCCACAAGGGGACGAGAGGGCGAGCCGGCCACCACTGCTTGAGATCGTCATTCCCGCCTACAACGAGGAACGACGACTTCCCGGGGGGCTCCTGCAGCTGTGCGCGAAGCTTGCCCGAATGCCGTTCCCCACCTCTGTCATCGTCGTGGACAACAACAGCACCGACCGTACGGCCGAGATCGTCACGAGCTGGCCGCGCGGGACCGTGCCCGTCCGCCTCGTCCAGTGCGCGATCCCCGGCAAGGGGGCCGCGGTACGCGCCGGGCTGCTCGGCACCAGCGCGCCCTTCGTCGGCTTCTGCGACGCCGACATGGCCACCGACCTCGACGCCATCGACGTGGCGCTCGGGCTGCTGCTGTCCGGCGAGCGCGTGGTGATCGGATCGCGGGCGCACCTCGGCTCGCACGTCGAGAACCGGCACAGCAAGGTGCGTGAGCTGGGCGCGTTCGGCTTCCGCGCGCTGGCGGGCGCGCTCGTGCACGGCGTGAGCGACACCCAGTGCGGCTTCAAGTTCTTCGACGGCGTGCTGGCCCGCGAGACCGCCGCGCGGCTGCGCACCCCCGGCTTCGCGTTCGACGTCGAGCTGCTCGCGCGCTGCGTCGAGCGGGGCTCGACGGTGCGGGAGATCCCCGTGCGCTGGCGCGACATGCCGGGCTCGCGCTTCTCCCCGGCCAGGCACACCTTCGGCATCGTGCTGGAGCTGGGCCGGATCTGGCTGCGGCTGCACGCCCGGCCGCGGCCCGCCGCCGCGCACCCGGCCTGGGAGCCGCCGCTCGACCCCGTCGGATATCCGTGA
- a CDS encoding acyl-CoA dehydrogenase, whose translation MAIGLSEEHEALRESVSGWAERNIPSELLRAGTEGRPAFWSGLAEQGLLGLHVPEEYGGSGYGLLEAAVAVEALAERMAPGPFVPTVLASAVINASKRREHLESFVDGTLTAAVALTGSLTGTRREDGSLVVSGTAEPVLGGSLADSLVLPVATADGEEWVLVDASSATVTEIKSLDLTRPVAKVELSDVVVPAEGILDGVETSDVRDLAAILLGAEAAGVASWCVTAAAEYAKVRVQFGRPIGQFQGIKHKLSRMLVALEQARATVWDATRAEGQELRFAAAVAGVMAPDAAVQCAKDAIQTFGGIGYTFEHDVHLYYRRALTLRALLGSSAEWAATVTELSLQGVSREMEIDLPEGAEALRESIRAEIAEIAKLEGKEQKRALANQGFVMSHLPKPWGRDAKPLEQVLIAQELKAAKVRLPAMIIGAWVVPSIAAYGTPEQQQRFLPKTLSGEMIWCQLFSEPGAGSDLASLQMKAEKVEGGWKLNGQKIWTSVAHVAEWGICIARNSSEGSKHEGITYFLVDMKAQGVTVRPLTEMTGENLFNEVFLDDVFVPDDLVVGEVGEGWKVARNTLSNERVSLSSGSGGTGASVPDLLGLVGRLGRELTPAEAQRVAEVVCEGHSINALSLRVTLKQLAGAEPGADASVRKLLSTSHAQHVSESAVELLGAAAVIAADMKLGDAGYWNRAVLATRAMTIYGGTTEVQLNIIGERMLGLPRDPEPGK comes from the coding sequence ATGGCGATCGGGTTGAGCGAGGAGCACGAGGCGCTCCGCGAGTCGGTGAGCGGCTGGGCGGAGCGGAACATCCCCTCGGAGCTGCTGCGTGCCGGGACCGAAGGGCGTCCCGCGTTCTGGTCCGGGCTCGCCGAGCAGGGGCTGCTCGGCCTGCACGTGCCCGAGGAGTACGGCGGCTCGGGCTACGGCCTCCTGGAGGCGGCCGTGGCCGTCGAGGCGCTGGCCGAGCGCATGGCGCCGGGGCCGTTCGTGCCTACCGTGCTGGCCAGCGCCGTGATCAACGCGTCCAAGCGCCGCGAGCACCTGGAGTCGTTCGTGGACGGCACGCTGACCGCCGCCGTCGCGCTGACCGGCTCGCTGACCGGCACCCGCCGCGAGGACGGCTCCCTGGTCGTCTCCGGTACGGCCGAGCCCGTGCTCGGCGGCTCGCTGGCCGACTCGCTGGTGCTGCCGGTCGCCACGGCCGACGGCGAGGAGTGGGTGCTCGTCGACGCCTCCTCCGCCACCGTCACCGAGATCAAGTCGCTCGACCTGACCAGGCCGGTCGCCAAGGTCGAGCTGTCGGACGTGGTCGTCCCCGCCGAGGGCATCCTGGACGGCGTCGAGACCTCCGACGTACGCGACCTGGCCGCGATCCTGCTCGGCGCCGAGGCGGCGGGCGTGGCCTCGTGGTGCGTGACGGCCGCCGCCGAGTACGCCAAGGTACGCGTCCAGTTCGGCCGCCCGATCGGCCAGTTCCAGGGCATCAAGCACAAGTTGTCGCGGATGCTGGTCGCGCTGGAGCAGGCCCGTGCCACCGTCTGGGACGCCACTCGCGCCGAGGGCCAGGAGCTCAGGTTCGCGGCCGCCGTGGCCGGGGTCATGGCCCCCGACGCCGCCGTACAGTGCGCCAAGGACGCGATCCAGACCTTCGGCGGCATCGGCTACACCTTCGAGCACGACGTGCACCTCTACTACCGCCGCGCGCTCACCCTGCGCGCGCTGCTCGGCTCGTCGGCCGAGTGGGCCGCGACCGTGACCGAGCTGTCCCTGCAGGGCGTCTCCCGCGAGATGGAGATCGACCTGCCCGAGGGCGCCGAGGCGCTGCGCGAGTCGATCCGCGCCGAGATCGCGGAGATCGCGAAGCTGGAGGGCAAGGAGCAGAAGCGGGCCCTGGCCAACCAGGGGTTCGTGATGTCGCACCTGCCCAAGCCGTGGGGCCGCGACGCCAAGCCGCTGGAGCAGGTGCTCATCGCGCAGGAGCTCAAGGCCGCCAAGGTACGCCTGCCCGCCATGATCATCGGTGCCTGGGTGGTGCCGTCGATCGCCGCGTACGGCACGCCCGAGCAGCAGCAGCGCTTCCTGCCCAAGACGCTCAGCGGCGAGATGATCTGGTGCCAGCTCTTCTCCGAGCCCGGCGCCGGCTCCGACCTGGCGTCGCTGCAGATGAAGGCGGAGAAGGTCGAGGGCGGCTGGAAGCTCAACGGCCAGAAGATCTGGACGTCCGTCGCGCACGTGGCGGAGTGGGGCATCTGCATCGCCCGCAACTCCAGCGAGGGCTCCAAGCACGAGGGCATCACGTACTTCCTGGTCGACATGAAGGCCCAGGGCGTCACGGTCAGGCCGCTGACCGAGATGACCGGCGAGAACCTGTTCAACGAGGTCTTCCTCGACGACGTGTTCGTGCCGGACGACCTGGTCGTGGGCGAGGTCGGCGAGGGCTGGAAGGTGGCCCGCAACACGCTGTCCAACGAGCGCGTCTCGCTGTCGTCCGGGTCGGGCGGCACCGGCGCGTCCGTGCCCGACCTGCTGGGGCTGGTCGGGCGGCTGGGCCGGGAGCTGACGCCGGCCGAGGCGCAGCGGGTGGCCGAGGTGGTCTGCGAGGGGCACTCGATCAACGCGCTGTCGCTGCGGGTCACGCTCAAGCAGCTCGCGGGGGCCGAGCCGGGGGCGGACGCGTCCGTACGGAAGCTGCTGTCAACCTCGCACGCCCAGCATGTCTCGGAGAGTGCGGTGGAGTTGCTCGGTGCCGCTGCGGTGATCGCGGCGGACATGAAGCTCGGGGACGCCGGCTACTGGAACCGGGCGGTGCTGGCGACCAGGGCGATGACCATCTACGGCGGCACCACCGAGGTGCAGCTCAACATCATCGGCGAGCGCATGCTGGGGCTGCCGAGGGACCCGGAGCCCGGCAAGTAG